A single genomic interval of Agarivorans aestuarii harbors:
- a CDS encoding methyl-accepting chemotaxis protein — MSSIFSPAVYLSDRVGFKYKFIMWTCLFLMPIVYGFGSIILTMNKEITFTGNELAGYEIVSQLPGISNSVVRHQHLNTLRTMGADYDKDELSSIQQDLNSTLQQLSSQLSGDNKTSMEQAQQSWQALAESKSSLGKLLIEHEAFLRQVRAITYSVAANSGLTRDPEVSSYYLIDIATARLPILQSNIARLRDKGGDIADFGILDAEGNADLQFRTDNAIEVLNDMDKALAQLVSYDKQFENKLGKQAQQTTESIKQIVNLIRDEILKDQQVKTNTDTVFQFANNSLSQIEDFTAASLSYFGEELGKRKANAEQKRAVMLFALLGVLLACCYFMIGAYLSIRRTVKQIRYVAGRVNQGDLSQDLTVYGSDELADIAHDYKTTLEALRSLLEQVKSGSQEMLIATQQIDGKSQEVRDAINQQQLETQQVATAVAEMNATVNNMAEDANKAADSTLASQQAVVNGQTIVSETISTIGLINEEVLTTSTSLNQLQEQTSAIGGVIDVIRNIAEQTNLLALNAAIEAARAGEQGRGFAVVADEVRTLANRTQTSTDEIQKMIEGLQSGSSSSVNAMANASSRALSGVEQAEEAGGSFTNITQRVDEVVDLNTNIASAIEEQSKVMDEVELNIVQISDGANAALLLADEASQASGSIGQEVDKLQQIVNKYQL, encoded by the coding sequence ATGAGTAGTATTTTTTCCCCTGCCGTTTATTTAAGTGACAGAGTAGGTTTTAAATACAAGTTCATAATGTGGACTTGCTTGTTTTTAATGCCAATCGTTTATGGTTTTGGGTCAATAATCCTCACCATGAATAAAGAAATAACATTTACCGGGAATGAGTTAGCAGGATACGAGATTGTTAGCCAACTGCCCGGTATCTCCAATTCGGTAGTGAGGCACCAGCATTTAAACACGCTAAGAACGATGGGCGCAGATTACGACAAAGATGAACTCAGCTCTATTCAGCAAGATTTAAACAGCACCCTGCAACAACTAAGCTCACAACTTTCTGGCGATAATAAAACGTCGATGGAACAAGCCCAACAGAGCTGGCAGGCCCTGGCTGAAAGTAAAAGCTCTTTAGGTAAGCTGCTCATTGAGCATGAAGCCTTCCTTAGACAAGTTAGAGCCATCACCTATAGCGTAGCCGCAAATAGTGGATTAACTAGAGATCCAGAAGTAAGCAGTTATTACCTAATAGACATAGCTACCGCCCGTTTACCTATATTACAAAGCAACATAGCTAGGCTAAGAGATAAAGGAGGCGACATTGCTGACTTTGGCATTCTCGACGCTGAAGGTAATGCTGATCTTCAGTTTAGAACCGATAATGCCATCGAAGTGCTTAACGATATGGATAAAGCCTTGGCACAACTGGTATCTTACGATAAACAATTTGAAAATAAACTGGGTAAACAAGCACAGCAAACTACCGAAAGCATAAAGCAAATCGTTAATTTGATTCGCGATGAAATTCTTAAAGACCAACAAGTTAAAACCAATACCGATACTGTTTTTCAGTTTGCCAATAACAGCTTAAGCCAAATCGAAGATTTTACCGCTGCCTCGCTTAGCTACTTTGGCGAAGAGTTAGGTAAGCGTAAAGCCAATGCCGAACAAAAACGAGCCGTTATGCTGTTTGCCCTACTCGGGGTGCTACTAGCATGTTGCTATTTCATGATTGGTGCTTATCTATCCATTAGACGCACCGTTAAACAAATTCGCTATGTAGCAGGTAGGGTTAATCAAGGTGACCTAAGCCAAGATTTAACGGTATATGGTTCTGACGAACTTGCTGACATTGCCCATGACTATAAAACCACCTTAGAAGCCTTACGATCGTTGTTAGAACAAGTTAAGAGCGGCTCCCAAGAAATGTTAATTGCTACCCAACAAATTGATGGCAAATCGCAAGAAGTGAGGGATGCGATTAATCAGCAGCAACTAGAAACACAGCAAGTAGCCACTGCTGTTGCAGAAATGAATGCCACTGTTAACAACATGGCTGAAGATGCGAATAAAGCCGCAGACTCTACCCTAGCCTCCCAACAAGCAGTTGTTAACGGCCAAACGATTGTCAGCGAAACCATTTCAACGATTGGTCTAATAAATGAAGAAGTACTTACCACCTCTACCTCACTCAATCAGCTACAAGAGCAAACAAGCGCAATAGGTGGTGTTATCGATGTCATTAGGAACATCGCCGAACAAACCAATCTTTTAGCATTAAACGCAGCTATTGAAGCGGCTCGAGCTGGAGAACAAGGTCGTGGCTTTGCGGTGGTTGCTGATGAAGTGAGAACCCTTGCCAACAGAACCCAAACCTCAACTGATGAAATTCAGAAAATGATCGAAGGTTTACAATCTGGATCGTCGAGTTCAGTTAATGCCATGGCAAATGCTAGCAGCCGCGCACTTAGCGGTGTTGAACAAGCCGAAGAAGCTGGTGGCTCTTTTACCAATATTACTCAACGTGTAGACGAAGTTGTTGATTTGAACACTAACATCGCCAGCGCGATTGAAGAACAAAGTAAAGTAATGGACGAAGTGGAACTCAATATCGTGCAAATATCTGATGGTGCCAATGCCGCGCTGCTTCTTGCAGATGAAGCGAGCCAAGCCAGTGGCAGCATTGGACAAGAAGTAGATAAGTTGCAGCAGATAGTTAATAAGTATCAACTGTAA
- a CDS encoding LacI family DNA-binding transcriptional regulator — protein MSTIKDVCRLAKVSKSTVSRVLNDHPRVAKATKERVLEVIEAIGYKPNSSAQALASKRTNSIGMLVGTLAGPYFSSLVSSTEETVRKKGVHLIATSGQGTKDNELDAIQFLMSKQVDGLIIHAGALSEEDLLEIVNKAPASIILNQHISAIADHCIGLDDRLGGYLATKHIIEQGHSNIACITGPKHQFASQDRLRGYLQALEEFGIEYNSDFVIEGRFDLKENRKAPQQLLTQHPQVTAVFCFSDHIALGLYEEIRAQGLIVGEDISVVGFDNSLPSEHVTPKLTSVNFPTIKMGTLAANKVLSLINGTDFPTPQLLTPDLVIRGSVKKLN, from the coding sequence TTGTCCACCATTAAAGATGTTTGTAGGCTGGCTAAGGTTTCAAAGTCCACCGTTTCTCGCGTACTCAATGATCATCCTCGTGTTGCCAAAGCTACTAAAGAGAGAGTGCTAGAGGTAATAGAAGCAATCGGCTACAAGCCTAACTCCTCCGCACAAGCGCTTGCTTCAAAACGAACTAATAGCATTGGAATGCTAGTAGGTACACTTGCAGGCCCCTATTTTTCCTCCTTGGTGAGTTCAACTGAAGAAACTGTCCGAAAAAAAGGCGTTCATCTAATTGCCACCAGTGGGCAAGGCACAAAAGACAACGAGTTAGACGCTATACAGTTTCTTATGTCAAAACAGGTTGATGGTCTAATTATTCATGCAGGGGCTCTGTCGGAAGAAGATTTACTCGAGATTGTGAATAAAGCACCAGCAAGCATCATTTTGAATCAGCATATATCGGCAATCGCCGACCATTGTATAGGGCTAGATGACCGTCTAGGAGGGTACTTAGCAACTAAACACATTATTGAGCAGGGCCATTCTAATATCGCTTGTATCACAGGGCCTAAACATCAGTTTGCAAGCCAAGACCGTTTACGAGGATATCTACAAGCTCTCGAAGAGTTTGGTATTGAATATAATAGTGATTTTGTAATTGAAGGCCGTTTTGATCTAAAAGAAAACCGTAAAGCACCGCAACAATTGTTGACTCAACACCCTCAAGTAACAGCAGTGTTTTGCTTTAGTGATCATATTGCCTTAGGCCTGTACGAAGAAATTAGAGCACAAGGCCTAATAGTCGGGGAGGATATTTCGGTGGTCGGCTTTGATAACAGCTTACCAAGCGAGCATGTTACGCCAAAACTCACTAGCGTTAACTTCCCAACAATAAAAATGGGGACTTTGGCCGCTAACAAAGTGTTGTCTTTGATTAACGGTACCGATTTTCCAACTCCTCAGTTGCTTACACCAGATCTGGTCATTAGAGGATCGGTTAAGAAGCTCAACTAA
- a CDS encoding urea amidolyase associated protein UAAP2 has product MIKESDLQAEQASQREVVPAGDYYMQELKAGQTLRILDLEGNQAADTLFYSAADPSERYSAMDTIREQGNVYLTAGTKLLSNLGREMLTITADTCGRHDTLGGACATESNTVRYSLDKKCMHACRDSWLLAVAENEQYGLTKRDITHNINFFMNVPITAAGGLTFEDGISGAGKYVEMRAEMDVIVLMSNCPQLNNPCNGYNPTPVEMLIWDAA; this is encoded by the coding sequence ATGATCAAAGAAAGTGATTTACAAGCAGAACAAGCCAGCCAGCGAGAAGTGGTTCCAGCCGGAGACTACTACATGCAGGAGCTAAAAGCCGGTCAAACGCTGCGAATTTTAGACTTAGAAGGTAACCAAGCAGCAGACACATTGTTTTACAGTGCAGCCGATCCCAGCGAGCGATACAGTGCAATGGATACCATTCGTGAACAAGGCAATGTTTACTTAACCGCTGGTACAAAACTGTTATCCAACCTAGGTCGCGAAATGCTCACCATTACTGCCGATACCTGTGGTCGCCACGATACTTTAGGCGGTGCCTGTGCCACCGAAAGCAACACAGTGCGTTATTCATTGGATAAAAAATGCATGCACGCTTGTCGTGATAGTTGGTTGTTGGCGGTTGCCGAGAACGAACAGTACGGCTTAACCAAGCGCGATATTACCCACAACATTAACTTCTTTATGAACGTGCCAATTACCGCAGCCGGTGGTTTAACCTTTGAAGACGGCATTAGCGGTGCTGGAAAATATGTAGAAATGCGCGCCGAGATGGACGTGATTGTTCTAATGTCTAACTGCCCGCAGTTAAACAACCCTTGTAATGGCTACAACCCAACCCCAGTAGAAATGTTGATTTGGGATGCAGCTTAA
- a CDS encoding glycoside hydrolase family 3 protein, which produces MSTSLPYFAEWPQINSAVLKDEAIEAEVVAILAQMTLEEKVGQMIQPNLLEVTPAEAKQYKLGSLLNGGGAWPNNNKHSTAQDWVNAADDYWKALEEAYEGRGFRIPFMWATDAVHGHNNVYRATVFPHNIGLGAANNPELIKRIGQATAEEVSVTGLDWTFAPTVASPRDYRWGRVYEGYSEDPEIIYSFAGKMVEGLQGGSTGLKGQRNVISNVKHWVGDGGTLEGEDRGENHYSEEYLRNIHATGYFSGLDAGAQVVMSSFNSWHDEANYDLNEDSGAAVYNYKLHGSKYLLNDILKDRMGFDGLIVTDWNGQGELDGCTAANCPEAVNAGNDVFMVTSRSDWQAFYHNVISQVNNGTISMARIDDAVTRILRVKMRANLWEKPKPSMRELAGNDSILGSDAHRAIARQAVSESLVLLKNEEGILPLSNNKSYLVLGSAANSIQKQTGGWSLTWQGDGNTIGADFPGASTFLMAIREQVGTENVYTDASSAPDDTIAIVVIGEDPYAEMFGDIKANQTLEFASLKSSYASDSSIVQTMKNAGREVVTIFYSGRPLYVNEEINNSNAFVAAWLPGTEAGGITDVLFAKSGADFKGRLSYSWPMKKCSTTINRHAPNIEGYVTPAMEQDIEGEHKPLFPYGYGLAYLSSDTQGVEYNLDDLPLDERNLGCGVDEPDTGVAAINLEIFGPSESGEFDPRIAGEANNWTAFEVDRGSVTSIDALTVTPINYLHQQDAVKLEFGNSLAEIFFETIDGGPSDQNAYLNADSTLQFDIQLLSAAPSSMRLRADCEYPCTGEVDISTALPSVRVEGDAEWDTIKVPLSCLAENGTEFSLVDKVFLLQSADPVSLNLGNVRYVPRSLDEAADALSCEDI; this is translated from the coding sequence GTGTCAACATCGTTGCCATACTTTGCAGAGTGGCCACAAATTAACAGTGCAGTCTTAAAAGATGAGGCAATAGAAGCAGAAGTGGTTGCGATTCTTGCGCAAATGACTCTGGAAGAAAAAGTAGGGCAAATGATTCAGCCCAATTTATTAGAAGTAACACCCGCAGAAGCGAAACAGTATAAGCTTGGTTCCTTGCTTAACGGTGGGGGAGCATGGCCAAACAATAACAAACATTCGACTGCCCAAGATTGGGTAAATGCTGCAGATGATTATTGGAAAGCGTTAGAAGAAGCGTATGAAGGACGAGGGTTTAGAATTCCGTTTATGTGGGCAACTGATGCAGTTCACGGGCATAATAACGTCTACCGCGCGACGGTGTTCCCCCACAACATTGGTCTGGGAGCAGCCAATAACCCCGAGTTAATTAAACGAATTGGTCAAGCCACTGCCGAAGAAGTCTCGGTCACCGGATTAGATTGGACCTTTGCGCCTACTGTTGCGTCTCCTCGCGATTATCGTTGGGGCAGGGTTTACGAAGGCTACTCGGAAGATCCAGAAATTATTTATTCGTTCGCAGGAAAAATGGTTGAGGGCTTACAAGGTGGGAGCACTGGCCTAAAAGGGCAGCGCAACGTTATATCTAATGTTAAGCACTGGGTAGGCGATGGTGGAACCTTAGAAGGGGAAGATCGCGGAGAAAATCATTACTCAGAAGAGTACTTACGTAACATTCATGCGACAGGTTATTTTTCTGGGTTAGATGCCGGTGCTCAAGTGGTGATGAGTTCGTTTAACTCATGGCATGACGAAGCCAATTACGACCTGAACGAAGACAGTGGCGCAGCGGTTTACAACTATAAACTACATGGCAGCAAATACCTGCTTAACGATATTCTAAAAGACAGAATGGGCTTTGATGGCTTAATCGTTACCGACTGGAATGGGCAAGGAGAGCTTGATGGATGTACTGCCGCTAACTGCCCAGAAGCGGTTAATGCGGGTAACGATGTCTTCATGGTAACTTCGCGTAGTGATTGGCAAGCGTTTTACCATAACGTTATTAGCCAAGTGAATAATGGCACCATATCGATGGCGCGTATCGACGATGCGGTCACGCGTATCTTGCGGGTTAAAATGCGCGCGAATCTTTGGGAAAAACCCAAACCTTCTATGCGAGAGCTAGCGGGTAACGACAGCATCTTGGGTTCAGATGCTCACCGAGCGATTGCCAGACAAGCGGTGAGCGAGTCCTTGGTATTACTAAAAAATGAAGAGGGCATATTACCCTTAAGTAACAATAAGTCCTACCTGGTCCTTGGAAGCGCAGCTAATAGCATTCAAAAGCAAACCGGTGGTTGGAGTTTAACTTGGCAAGGTGATGGAAACACCATCGGCGCCGACTTTCCAGGTGCTAGCACCTTCCTGATGGCGATAAGAGAGCAAGTTGGTACAGAAAATGTTTACACCGACGCCTCATCTGCACCTGATGATACCATTGCTATTGTTGTGATTGGTGAAGATCCTTATGCCGAAATGTTTGGCGATATAAAAGCAAACCAGACCTTAGAGTTCGCATCCTTAAAGTCATCTTATGCCAGTGACTCTTCGATAGTTCAAACCATGAAAAATGCAGGGCGAGAAGTTGTTACTATCTTCTATTCAGGTCGCCCTTTGTATGTAAACGAAGAAATCAATAACTCCAACGCCTTTGTTGCAGCTTGGCTACCAGGTACAGAGGCTGGCGGTATAACCGATGTTCTATTTGCAAAATCTGGTGCTGATTTTAAAGGGCGCTTGTCTTACTCTTGGCCAATGAAGAAGTGTTCAACCACAATTAACCGACATGCTCCTAATATTGAAGGCTATGTTACACCTGCAATGGAACAAGACATCGAAGGCGAACATAAGCCTTTGTTCCCCTACGGCTATGGTTTGGCTTACTTATCTAGTGATACACAAGGAGTTGAATATAACCTTGATGACCTACCTTTAGATGAGCGCAATTTAGGCTGCGGTGTTGATGAACCGGACACTGGTGTAGCAGCCATCAACTTAGAAATATTTGGACCATCGGAGAGTGGTGAGTTTGACCCACGTATTGCAGGTGAGGCTAATAATTGGACGGCTTTTGAAGTAGACCGTGGTTCAGTAACATCTATTGATGCTCTCACGGTTACACCAATTAACTACTTACATCAGCAAGATGCTGTAAAGCTTGAGTTTGGTAATTCTTTGGCAGAAATCTTTTTTGAAACAATTGATGGCGGCCCAAGTGATCAAAACGCTTATCTAAATGCTGATTCGACACTGCAATTTGATATTCAATTACTGTCTGCAGCGCCAAGCTCTATGCGCTTAAGAGCAGATTGTGAGTATCCATGTACTGGTGAAGTTGATATCTCAACTGCCTTACCAAGCGTAAGGGTTGAGGGAGATGCAGAGTGGGATACCATAAAAGTGCCCCTTAGCTGTCTGGCTGAAAATGGCACCGAGTTCTCATTAGTCGATAAAGTTTTTCTGTTACAAAGCGCGGATCCTGTCAGCTTAAATCTAGGTAACGTCCGTTATGTTCCGCGTTCTTTAGATGAGGCAGCTGACGCATTATCTTGTGAGGATATTTAA
- a CDS encoding urea amidolyase associated protein UAAP1, which translates to MNSTISQEPIYQEVINGAAHWSVTVPAGKTLRFTNPEGASNVSLLFYNPKDLLERYNAPDTLKCQHTFKLTKGNCLYSDMGRVFCSITRDDTGWIDSVGGLANKHKVAEKWGERSYQTQGNLWLQNGYDAMLVELAKYGLGKRDMAANINLFSKVAADAEGNLQFEQNASKAGDVIELRFEMDTLVLMTTCPHPMNPASEYPNHGVEVAMVEADPVSEDDYCRNFRPENGRGFENTERYRCVSQASTCCEA; encoded by the coding sequence ATGAACTCTACTATTTCCCAAGAACCTATTTACCAAGAAGTGATAAACGGTGCCGCGCATTGGTCGGTAACGGTACCCGCCGGCAAAACCTTGCGTTTTACTAACCCAGAAGGGGCTTCTAACGTGAGCCTATTGTTTTATAACCCAAAGGATTTGTTAGAGCGTTATAACGCGCCCGATACCCTTAAATGTCAGCACACCTTTAAACTAACCAAAGGTAATTGTTTGTACTCCGATATGGGGCGAGTGTTTTGCTCTATTACCCGAGACGATACCGGCTGGATAGACAGCGTAGGTGGCTTAGCAAACAAACATAAGGTCGCCGAGAAATGGGGCGAGCGTAGCTATCAAACTCAAGGTAATTTGTGGTTACAAAATGGCTACGACGCCATGCTGGTTGAATTAGCTAAATATGGTTTAGGCAAGCGAGATATGGCAGCTAACATTAACCTATTTAGTAAAGTAGCCGCCGATGCAGAAGGCAATTTGCAGTTTGAGCAAAACGCCAGTAAAGCAGGAGATGTAATCGAACTGCGTTTTGAAATGGACACCTTAGTGCTGATGACAACTTGCCCTCATCCAATGAACCCTGCTAGTGAATACCCCAACCATGGTGTTGAAGTTGCGATGGTGGAAGCTGATCCCGTGAGCGAAGACGACTACTGTCGAAACTTTAGACCAGAGAATGGTCGTGGCTTCGAAAATACCGAACGCTACCGTTGTGTTAGCCAAGCTAGCACTTGTTGTGAAGCTTAG
- a CDS encoding ABC transporter ATP-binding protein, with protein MSTPIIQAIDVWKEYGDNVVLERLNLSVEEGEFVSIVGASGCGKSTFLNLLLGNETASRGKLLLNGEPLPNEPGPERGIVFQKYSVFPHLTAVQNVMLSDVFAKAPVLASLFGKAKQQAYSQAMAMLDKVGLTEAAHKYPTEMSGGMQQRLAIAQALMKKPKILLLDEPFGALDPGIRKDMHKLVHQLWQEHKLTIFMITHDLSEGFSLGNRLWVFDKHRHDAQHPERFGAQVTFDIPISKDSDAARFSEEMKPIIDKSVA; from the coding sequence ATGAGCACTCCAATCATTCAAGCCATAGACGTTTGGAAAGAGTACGGCGACAACGTAGTGCTAGAGCGCTTAAACCTAAGTGTTGAAGAAGGCGAGTTTGTTAGCATTGTAGGCGCCTCTGGCTGCGGTAAATCTACTTTTCTCAACTTGCTACTAGGGAATGAAACTGCCAGCCGTGGCAAGCTTTTGTTAAATGGCGAACCGTTGCCTAATGAACCAGGGCCAGAGCGTGGCATTGTGTTTCAAAAGTACTCAGTGTTTCCCCACTTAACGGCAGTGCAAAACGTTATGCTAAGTGATGTATTTGCTAAAGCACCAGTGCTTGCGAGTCTATTTGGTAAAGCCAAGCAACAGGCATACAGCCAAGCAATGGCAATGTTAGATAAAGTAGGTTTAACGGAAGCCGCGCATAAATACCCAACAGAGATGTCTGGTGGTATGCAGCAACGCTTGGCAATTGCTCAAGCCTTGATGAAAAAGCCAAAGATATTGCTACTAGACGAACCCTTTGGCGCGCTTGATCCCGGCATTCGTAAAGACATGCACAAGCTAGTTCATCAGTTGTGGCAAGAGCACAAACTTACCATTTTTATGATTACCCACGATCTCTCCGAAGGTTTTAGCTTAGGCAATCGCCTATGGGTGTTTGACAAGCATCGTCATGATGCACAGCACCCCGAGCGCTTTGGCGCGCAAGTCACCTTCGATATTCCTATTAGCAAAGACAGCGATGCTGCTCGCTTTAGTGAAGAGATGAAGCCGATTATTGATAAGTCGGTGGCCTAA
- a CDS encoding putative urea ABC transporter substrate-binding protein encodes MLKLIKSPLRTLAVAATIVSASALSIVSAQADDKPTYKLAWTIYVGWMPWDYGAASGIVDKWADKYDINIEVVQVNDYIESINQYTAGGFDATVMTNMDALTIPAASGVDSTALIVGDFSNGNDGVVLKGDKALADIKGEKVNLVELSVSHYLLARALESVDLKERDIKVENTSDADLVAAFTTKDVTAVTTWNPLLSEIVAMPDTNMVFDSSKIPGEIIDLLVVNTDTLKQDPKLGKALTGAWYEIMATMSGDDEAAMKARAFMAEASGTDLAGYDAQLASTKMFYQPQDAVDFTNSATLKSTMAKVAEFSHHHGLLGEGAPDASFIGIETPSGVYGDSSNVKLRFTAEYMDMAAEGKL; translated from the coding sequence ATGTTAAAACTAATTAAATCTCCACTCCGTACTTTGGCCGTAGCAGCCACCATCGTTAGCGCCAGCGCGCTTAGTATTGTATCTGCACAAGCAGACGATAAACCAACTTATAAACTCGCTTGGACTATCTATGTTGGTTGGATGCCATGGGATTATGGTGCAGCCTCGGGCATTGTTGATAAATGGGCCGACAAATACGATATCAATATCGAAGTAGTGCAGGTGAATGACTACATCGAGTCAATTAACCAATACACCGCCGGTGGTTTTGATGCCACAGTAATGACCAACATGGACGCACTAACTATTCCTGCTGCCAGTGGCGTGGATTCAACAGCGCTAATTGTTGGTGACTTTTCAAATGGTAACGACGGTGTAGTACTTAAAGGTGATAAAGCTCTTGCCGACATTAAAGGCGAAAAAGTTAACTTAGTAGAGTTAAGTGTTTCGCATTATTTGTTAGCTCGCGCCTTAGAATCAGTAGACTTGAAAGAGCGTGATATCAAAGTTGAAAACACCTCCGACGCCGATTTAGTTGCCGCATTCACTACCAAAGATGTAACAGCTGTTACCACTTGGAACCCGCTACTAAGCGAAATTGTGGCAATGCCAGATACCAACATGGTGTTCGATTCATCTAAGATCCCTGGTGAAATCATCGACTTGCTAGTAGTGAATACCGATACGCTTAAGCAAGACCCTAAGCTAGGTAAAGCCCTAACCGGCGCATGGTACGAGATTATGGCAACTATGTCGGGTGATGATGAAGCAGCAATGAAAGCTCGTGCATTTATGGCTGAAGCATCAGGTACCGATTTGGCCGGGTATGATGCGCAATTGGCGTCTACTAAAATGTTCTACCAACCTCAAGACGCGGTTGATTTTACCAATAGCGCAACCCTTAAAAGCACCATGGCTAAAGTAGCCGAGTTTTCGCACCATCACGGTTTGTTAGGTGAAGGCGCACCAGATGCTAGCTTTATCGGTATCGAAACTCCATCAGGTGTTTATGGCGATTCAAGCAACGTAAAACTTCGCTTTACAGCCGAGTACATGGATATGGCTGCTGAAGGCAAATTATAA
- a CDS encoding ABC transporter permease, with the protein MTRIINKKPSRFVRLMLGLLPFLLLIALYMAASQTRLADNPNDKLLPAMSSFVEAINRMAFEPSKRSGEYLMLADTVASLTRLALGVGISALVALMVGVANGMVPFVRAPLSPLVTAISLIPPMAILPILFIVFGLGELSKVMLIIIGICPIMIRDLQLRTDALPNEQILKAQTLGASSWQTIIAVVIPQILPKLIEAVRLTLGSAWLFLIAAEAIAATEGLGYRIFLIRRYLAMDVILPYVLWISVLAFVMDWLLRKLSVHAFSWYHKTQGDA; encoded by the coding sequence ATGACTCGCATAATTAATAAAAAACCTAGCCGCTTTGTGCGGCTGATGTTGGGCCTACTACCGTTTTTGCTGCTAATTGCTTTATACATGGCTGCATCACAGACGCGTTTAGCAGACAATCCAAACGATAAGTTATTGCCTGCTATGTCGAGTTTTGTGGAAGCAATTAACCGCATGGCGTTTGAGCCTAGCAAGCGTAGCGGCGAATACTTAATGCTGGCAGATACGGTAGCTAGCTTAACTCGCTTGGCGCTTGGGGTAGGGATCAGCGCCTTAGTGGCCTTAATGGTGGGAGTTGCTAATGGCATGGTGCCATTTGTACGTGCACCTCTATCGCCATTGGTTACTGCCATCTCGCTCATTCCGCCCATGGCAATTTTGCCGATTCTGTTCATTGTGTTTGGCTTGGGGGAGTTATCTAAAGTGATGCTGATCATCATTGGGATCTGCCCAATTATGATTAGAGACCTGCAGCTGCGTACCGATGCACTGCCTAATGAACAGATCTTAAAAGCGCAAACTTTAGGTGCGTCTAGTTGGCAGACCATTATTGCGGTAGTCATTCCGCAAATTCTGCCAAAGCTAATCGAAGCGGTTCGTTTAACCTTGGGCAGTGCTTGGCTATTTTTGATTGCTGCAGAGGCAATTGCTGCCACAGAAGGCTTGGGTTATCGCATCTTCCTTATTCGCCGGTATTTGGCGATGGACGTGATTTTACCTTACGTGCTGTGGATTAGTGTGTTGGCCTTTGTAATGGATTGGCTGCTGCGCAAGTTGTCGGTGCATGCTTTTTCTTGGTATCACAAAACACAAGGAGACGCATAA